The Oncorhynchus tshawytscha isolate Ot180627B linkage group LG12, Otsh_v2.0, whole genome shotgun sequence genome includes a window with the following:
- the LOC112241479 gene encoding intestinal mucin-like protein, with protein MWNHNTHPNHRNNNSSSHTTPTPTTTTSTSTAPPTTKTSTQTPSPSTTPTTTPTSTSTGVTPTKCSGEETCVWSDWINLGQPTSGSEGGDNESIKNIIAAGYHICSAPEAVECRAKQYPGLQISQLGQDVTCNPSVGLVCQNNEQGLQQKCFDYEIRVKCCKCGTTTHIPTTATTTVPHTTTPTPTTTTSTSTAPPTTKTSTQTPSPSTTPTTTPTSTSTGVTPTKCSGEETCVWSDWINLGQPTSGSEGGDNESIKNIIAAGYHICSAPEAVECRAKQYPGLQISQLGQDVTCNPSVGLVCQNNEQGLQQKCFDYEIRVKCCKCGTTTHIPTTATTTVPHTTTPTPTTTTSTSTAPPTTKTSTQTPSPSTTPTTTPTSTSTGVTPTKCSGEETCVWSDWINLGQPTSGSEGGDNESIKNIIAAGYHICSAPEAVECRAKQYPGLQISQLGQDVTCNPSVGLVCQNNEQGLQQKCFDYEIRVKCCKCGTTTHIPTTATTTVPHTTTPTPTTTTSTSTAPPTTKTSTQTPSPSTTPTTTPTSTSTGVTPTKCSGEETCVWSDWINLGQPTSGSEGGDNESIKNIIAAGYHICSAPEAVECRAKQYPGLQISQLGQDVTCNPSVGLVCQNNEQGLQQKCFDYEIRVKCCKCLTTTHIPTTETTTVPHITTPTPTTTTSTSTAPPTTKTTTLPPTTTIIPTTPFFVITGETVKPSIPVTLPHHCSVCHFNHTDFLIGSIVYNVSDHDGWCYIGLCNKTCEIETHLTSCGTSTTPVTPTSPTTSQPPTTTVPHVTYPSEKNCDHEHPPRQNGDSWIHNQCTNGTCTNGNVSYEHVHCETPKPIACENNYPPIQVFDESGCCFHYECQCICYGWGDPHYVTFDGTYYGFQGNCSYVLVKEILPKYNFSVVIDNYYCDAPDGLSCPQSLTIYYQSYKIFMTKKDVDGVFTSLIYVNQKRIIPAYETKDFRITDNGIETLLVIPAINAKVSFTGLMFSIYLPWDKFSGNTEGQCGTCDNNRTDDCRLPNGTIDSSCPDMAHQWHVADHNNSQCTPPPPEPIPTPPPGCDPHICHLIQSKVFESCHKIIPYEPFLVACIFDVCYMDDVTIGCTSLQTYADACAQAGVCIEWRNYTNGQCDFTCEKPKVYKACGPQVEPTCNAWYNFKFIQTQNEFSVMGDIQWEGCYCPPGTTIMSSSSNYCIPSCDICPLPNGEWKEANETWVSNCQECVCDPYSLEIQCQPIACQHQPPLTCDQEGQVKVVETVDCCQKDKCECDVTRCSISKITCPVGFETEATMGVCCLTYQCVPKDVCVFNNTEYQPGANVPGDKCTNCVCGDSVDAQSHLHIIECHPTECDTHCQQGYDHQAVPGQCCGKCVQTSCVVMLPDNTTHTIQPGSVWIPSGDKCLKYECLKIQDQLIPIEAKTLCPVFHPEDCIPGTEVIAPDGCCHVCIPITKPCNVTKSKVYLDSNGCKSANKVEVTTCSGSCVTYAMYSLEANMMERSCTCCREESTTKKEVEMICPDGSKFNHPYIHINKCGCQRTECVTPEETQVTRSRRRRR; from the exons ATGTGGAACCACAACACACATCCCAACCACCGcaacaacaacagttcctcaCACACTACTCCTACACCCACTACTACAACCTCAACATCGACAGCTCCACCTACAACAAAAACATCAACTCAGACTCCCAGCCCTAGCACAACTCCAACCactactcctacatcaacctcaacaggaGTAACACCTACCAAATGCAGTGGTGAAGAAACAtgtgtgtggtcagactggatcaaccttggtcagccaacgtctggctctgaaggtggagataatgaatccattaagaacatcattgctgctggttatcacatttgctcagctccagaggcagttgaatgtagagcaaaacaataccctggacttcagatctctcagctTGGCCAAGACGTTACTTGCAATCCATCCGTTGGCCTTGTTTGTCAAAACAATGAGCAAGGTCTTCAGCAAAAGTGCTTCGATTATGAGATTCGAGTGAAATGTTGTAAATGTGGAACCACAACACACATCCCAACCACCGcaacaacaacagttcctcaCACCACTACTCCTACACCCACTACTACAACCTCAACATCGACAGCTCCACCTACAACAAAAACATCAACTCAGACTCCCAGCCCTAGCACAACTCCAACCactactcctacatcaacctcaacaggaGTAACACCTACCAAATGCAGTGGTGAAGAAACAtgtgtgtggtcagactggatcaaccttggtcagccaacgtctggctctgaaggtggagataatgaatccattaagaacatcattgctgctggttatcacatttgctcagctccagaggcagttgaatgtagagcaaaacaataccctggacttcagatctctcagctTGGCCAAGACGTTACTTGCAATCCATCCGTTGGCCTTGTTTGTCAAAACAATGAGCAAGGTCTTCAGCAAAAGTGCTTCGATTATGAGATTCGAGTGAAATGTTGTAAATGTGGAACCACAACACACATCCCAACCACCGcaacaacaacagttcctcaCACCACTACTCCTACACCCACTACTACAACCTCAACATCGACAGCTCCACCTACAACAAAAACATCAACTCAGACTCCCAGCCCTAGCACAACTCCAACCactactcctacatcaacctcaacaggaGTAACACCTACCAAATGCAGTGGTGAAGAAACAtgtgtgtggtcagactggatcaaccttggtcagccaacgtctggctctgaaggtggagataatgaatccattaagaacatcattgctgctggttatcacatttgctcagctccagaggcagttgaatgtagagcaaaacaataccctggacttcagatctctcagctTGGCCAAGACGTTACTTGCAATCCATCCGTTGGCCTTGTTTGTCAAAACAATGAGCAAGGTCTTCAGCAAAAGTGCTTCGATTATGAGATTCGAGTGAAATGTTGTAAATGTGGAACCACAACACACATCCCAACCACCGcaacaacaacagttcctcaCACCACTACTCCTACACCCACTACTACAACCTCAACATCGACAGCTCCACCTACAACAAAAACATCAACTCAGACTCCCAGCCCTAGCACAACTCCAACCactactcctacatcaacctcaacaggaGTAACACCTACCAAATGCAGTGGTGAAGAAACAtgtgtgtggtcagactggatcaaccttggtcagccaacgtctggctctgaaggtggagataatgaatccattaagaacatcattgctgctggttatcacatttgctcagctccagaggcagttgaatgtagagcaaaacaataccctggacttcagatctctcagctTGGCCAAGACGTTACTTGCAATCCATCCGTTGGCCTTGTCTGTCAAAACAATGAGCAAGGTCTTCAGCAAAAGTGCTTCGATTATGAGATTCGAGtgaaatgttgtaaatgtttaaccacaacacacatcccaaccaccgaaacaacaacagttcctcacatcactactcctacacccactactacaacctcaacatcgacagctccacctacaacaaaaacaacaactctgcCTCCCACCACTACTATTATTCCTACAACTCCTTTTTTTGTCATAACTGGTGAAACAGTGAAACCATCGATTCCAGTCACATTACCCCATCATTGTTCTGTTTGCCATTTCAATCATACTGATTTCCTCATTG GCTCCATTGTATATAATGTCTCTGACCATGATGGATGGTGCTACATTGGTCTCTGCAACAAGACTTGTGAAATAGAAACACATTTGACCAGCTGTGGTACATCAACTACCCCAGTTACTCCTACTTCACCAACCACTTCACAGCCCCCAACAACAACAGTTCCACATGTAACATATCCTTCTGAGAAGAACTGTGACCATGAGCATCCTCCAAGACAG AATGGTGACAGCTGGATACATAACCAATGCACCAACGGAACATGCACTAACGGGAATGTTAGTTATGAGCATGTACATTGTGAGACTCCGAAGCCAATAGCATGTGAAAATAACTATCCTCCAATCCAAGTGTTTGACGAATCTGGATGCTGTTTCCACTATGAGTGTCAAT GTATCTGCTATGGTTGGGGAGACCCTCACTATGTCACCTTTGATGGAACATACTATGGCTTCCAAGGAAATTGTTCTTACGTCTTGGTCAAAGAAATCCTGCCAAAGTACAACTTCAGTGTTGTAATCGACAATTACTATTGTGATGCCCCAGATGGACTTTCCTGTCCTCAGTCTCTGACAATTTATTATCAATCTTACAAGATATTCATGACCAAGAAGGACGTTGATGGAGTTTTCACAAGTCTG ATTTATGTAAACCAGAAACGCATCATCCCAGCATATGAGACCAAGGACTTCCGCATCACAGACAACGGAATTGAGACCCTTTTAGTCATTCCAGCAATTAATGCCAAGGTGTCTTTCACTGGTCTTATGTTTAGCATATACCTGCCCTGGGACAAGTTCAGTGGCAACACTGAGGGACAGTGTG GTACATGTGACAACAACCGGACAGATGACTGCCGCTTGCCAAATGGGACTATCGATTCATCTTGTCCTGACATGGCACACCAATGGCATGTTGCTGACCACAATAACAGTCAgtgtacaccaccaccaccagagccgataccaacaccaccaccaggcTGTGATCCACACATTTGTCATCTCATTCAAAGCAA GGTCTTTGAGAGTTGCCATAAGATAATCCCCTACGAGCCATTCCTTGTGGCATGTATCTTTGATGTGTGTTATATGGATGATGTTACCATTGGCTGCACCAGCTTGCAGACCTATGCTGATGCATGTGCACAAGCAGGAGTCTGTATTGAGTGGAGAAATTATACAAATGGACAATGTG ACTTCACATGTGAGAAACCCAAGGTTTATAAAGCCTGCGGTCCACAAGTTGAACCAACCTGTAATGCCTG GTACAATTTCAAATTCATCCAGACTCAAAATGAGTTCAGTGTCATGGGAGATATACAATGGGAGGGATGTTATTGTCCCCCTGGGACCACTATTATGAGTTCCAGCTCAAACTACTGTATCCCCAGCTGTG ATATTTGCCCATTGCCAAATGGAGAATGGAAAGAG GCTAATGAGACCTGGGTGAGCAACtgccaggagtgtgtgtgtgacccgtaCAGTCTGGAAATCCAGTGCCAGCCTATTGCATGCCAACATCAGCCTCCTCTCACCTGTGATCAGGAGGGCCAAGTTAAGGTCGTAGAAACCGTTGACTGTTGTCAAAAGGACAAATGCG AGTGTGATGTCACACGATGCTCTATTTCCAAGATAACTTGCCCAGTCGGATTCGAGACAGAGGCAACTATGGGAGTCTGCTGCCTAACTTATCAATGCG TGCCAAAGGATGTCTGTGTGTTTAACAACACTGAATATCAG CCTGGTGCCAATGTTCCTGGGGACAAGTGTACGaattgtgtgtgtggtgacagtgTAGATGCCCAAAGCCATCTACATATCATTGAGTGTCATCCTACTGAATGTGACACTCACTGCCAGCAG GGCTATGATCATCAAGCCGTTCCTGGGCAGTGTTGTGGGAAGTGTGTACAGACAAGCTGTGTGGTTATGCTGCCagataacaccacacacactattcag CCTGGTTCCGTCTGGATACCATCGGGAGACAAGTGTCTCAAGTATGAGTGCTTAAAGATTCAGGACCAACTCATCCCAATCGAGGCTAAGACTCTGTGCCCTGTCTTCCACCCAGAAGACTGCATACCC GGAACTGAAGTCATTGCTCCAGATGGTTGCTGCCATGTCT GTATTCCAATAACTAAGCCATGCAACGTGACAAAGAGCAAAGTGTACCTGGACAGCAATGGCTGCAAATCTGCAAACAAGGTGGAAGTGACAACATGCAGTGGATCCTGTGTCACCTACGCCAT GTATTCTCTTGAGGCCAACATGATGGAGCGCTCTTGTACCTGCTGTCGGGAAGAATCCACCACCAAGAAGGAAGTGGAGATGATCTGCCCAGACGGGTCAAAGTTCAACCACCCCTACATTCACATCAATAAATGTGGCTGCCAGAGGACAGAGTGCGTGACCCCGGAGGAGACCCAGGTCACAAGGTCACGACGCAGGAGAAGATGA